In Erigeron canadensis isolate Cc75 chromosome 7, C_canadensis_v1, whole genome shotgun sequence, one DNA window encodes the following:
- the LOC122607386 gene encoding rho GTPase-activating protein 2-like produces the protein MTQMVVCGGGGDGGVCGGARKMGCSSNSKQEPENNNNNNQMSLIELIIAVLKKTMSACRFDDDQETKFKKMEIGWPTDVQHLTHVTFDRFHGFLGLPVEFQVDVPSRVPSASVSVFGVSAESMQCSYDSRGNSVPTILLLMQKRLYDQGGLKAEGIFRINPENSHEEQVRDQLNRGMVPENIEVHCLAGLIKAWFRELPCGVLDGLSPDEVLQCNTEEERVELVKQLKPTETALLNWAIDLMSDVAEQEDFNKMNARNIAMVFAPNMTQMSDPLTALMHAVQVMNLLKSLIGKTLREREETITTDGGFAPAWGPLTDDEFNHPEDMQSSCELRIEVSSEDEELAEHNCNEVESLSEMEESFLKQIEKNKNAKDRFKKELDDLVTERFSPTSRIVYKEDPPADIDGFSVESKETETSLKIVGQHERISGLPNS, from the exons ATGACACAAATGGTGGTTTGTGGCGGCGGCGGAGATGGCGGCGTTTGTGGCGGCGCAAGAAAAATGGGCTGTTCTTCAAATTCAAAACAAGAAcctgaaaataataataataataatcaaatgtCTTTGATTGAGTTGATAATAGCAGTTTTGAAGAAAACAATGTCTGCTTGTAgatttgatgatgatcaagaaacaaagtttaagaaaatggaaattgGTTGGCCAACTGATGTACAACATTTGACCCATGTTACATTTGACAGGTTTCATGGTTTTTTAGGTCTTCCTGTTGAATTTCAAGTTGATGTTCCTAGTAGAGTCCCAAGTGCCAg TGTTAGTGTTTTTGGCGTGTCAGCAGAGTCGATGCAGTGTTCTTACGATTCAAGAGGCAATAGTGTCCCAACTATTCTACTGCTCATGCAGAAACGATTATATGATCAAGGTGGTCTAAAG GCTGAAGGCATATTCCGTATAAACCCCGAGAACAGCCACGAGGAGCAGGTGCGGGACCAGCTCAACCGAGGCATGGTGCCTGAAAACATTGAGGTTCATTGTCTTGCGGGCTTAATTAAAGCTTGGTTCCGGGAGCTTCCATGTGGTGTCCTTGATGGGCTTTCTCCTGATGAGGTTCTGCAGTGTAACACAGAAGAGGAGCGGGTTGAGCTCGTGAAACAGCTAAAACCCACTGAGACAGCATTGCTTAATTGGGCTATCGATCTTATGTCTGATGTTGCAGAACAGGAAGATTTCAATAAAATGAACGCCAGAAATATCGCCATGGTTTTTGCCCCGAATATGACTCAG aTGTCGGATCCATTGACAGCTCTAATGCACGCTGTACAAGTGATGAACTTGCTCAAGTCCTTAATTGGAAAAACACTAAGAGAACGTGAAGAGACCATCACCACAGATGGAGGTTTCGCACCCGCATGGGGTCCACTAACCGACGATGAATTCAACCATCCAGAAGATATGCAGTCTAGTTGTGAACTAAGAATAGAGGTATCATCTGAAGATGAAGAACTAGCTGAACATAACTGTAACGAAGTTGAATCACTTAGCGAGATGGAAGAAAGTTTCTTGAAACAGAtagaaaagaacaaaaatgccAAAGACCGTTTCAAGAAAGAATTGGATGATTTGGTAACTGAACGTTTTAGTCCAACTAGCAGAATTGTTTACAAAGAGGATCCACCTGCCGATATTGATGGGTTCAGTGTGGAGTCTAAAGAAACTGAAACCAGCCTAAAGATTGTAGGTCAACATGAACGAATTTCAGGACTGCCTAATTCTtaa